From the genome of Nakamurella flavida:
GCCGAGACATCCCTCCGGTCCCGACCGCACGCCCCCGGGCGCCCCGGCCGCACCGGACGGGCCCCGGTGAGAGGACAACTCCGTGCGGTACGCGAACTCCGTGGTCGACCTCGTCGGCAACACCCCGTTGGTCAAGCTGGGCCCGCTGGCGAAGGGCCTCGCCCCGCTGATCCTGGCCAAGGTGGAGTACGTCAACCCCGGCGGGAGCGTCAAGGACCGGATCGCGATGAAGATGATCCTGGCCGCCGAGGAGTCCGGCGAACTGCAGCCCGGCGGCACGATCGTGGAGCCGACGAGCGGCAACACCGGCGTGGGCCTGGCCCTGGTCGCCCAGCAGCGTGGCTACTCCTGCGTCTTCGTCTGCCCGGACAAGGTCAGCGAGGACAAGCGGAACGTGCTGCGCGCCTACGGCGCTCAGGTCGTGGTGTGCCCGACGGCCGTCGCGCCGGAGGATCCGCAGTCCTACTACTCGGTGTCCGACCGGCTCACCCGGGAGATCCCCGGCGCGTGGAAGCCCGACCAGTACGCCAACGTCAACAACCCGGCCAGCCACTACGAGACCACCGGCCCGGAGATCTGGGCGGACACCGAGGGTCGGGTCACCCACTTCGTCACCGGCGTCGGCACCGGCGGCACCATCTCCGGTGTCGGGCGCTACCTCAAGGAGGTCTCCGGCGGGGCGGTGCAGATCATCGGCGCCGATCCCGTGGGCTCGGTGTACTCCGGCGGGACCGGTCGGCCCTATCTCGTCGAGGGGGTCGGGGAGGACTTCTGGCCGTCGGCCTACGACCCGTCGATCGCCGACCGCATCGTGGCCGTCTCCGACGCCGAGTCCTTCGCCATCACCCGGC
Proteins encoded in this window:
- a CDS encoding cystathionine beta-synthase, whose product is MRYANSVVDLVGNTPLVKLGPLAKGLAPLILAKVEYVNPGGSVKDRIAMKMILAAEESGELQPGGTIVEPTSGNTGVGLALVAQQRGYSCVFVCPDKVSEDKRNVLRAYGAQVVVCPTAVAPEDPQSYYSVSDRLTREIPGAWKPDQYANVNNPASHYETTGPEIWADTEGRVTHFVTGVGTGGTISGVGRYLKEVSGGAVQIIGADPVGSVYSGGTGRPYLVEGVGEDFWPSAYDPSIADRIVAVSDAESFAITRRLAREEGLLVGGSCGMAVAAALKVAQELTADDVLVVLLPDGGRGYLSKIFSDSWMSSYGFLERDGEATVGEVLRGKDGALPDLVHTHPNETIRDAVAILREFGVSQMPVVNAEPPVMAGEVVGAVYERDLLDALFTEHASPADAVATHMAPSFPLVGAGESVEAARAALEKADAIMVVEDGKPAGVLTRADLLGFLTV